A genome region from Kineosporia corallincola includes the following:
- a CDS encoding calcium-binding protein — translation MALRRRPRQLLSLTAVASLLGVGLAAISLGDRASAAQPTTASARVYYLDEATTSKAYEMEYRAGQGQRNDLTVTLAKSAGSTLTYTLDDIVDITVSPGCEHPDPADLTRVTCTIDNFVPDPKRDEPDPHAVVRTYDKNDTVRFSNPSGTRINNQFVLGEDGSTFSTTAGHTYYNTQIWGGDGADTVTGHTGSHIETMAGNDTVQAIGDDVVVSGGDGNDTITGGTGDQTIWGDAGNDVLRGGAGDDSLSGDTGNDKLYGDAGNDAVIGGAGTDLLYGGSGNDGILGDSGNDTLYGGPGDDRLDGGTGNDVMYGEAGNDRLEGRDGNDKLDGGTGNDKAFGDGGTDTVSGGSGNDLLRGGTGNDTVNGGAGIDLIYGDTGNDRLNGGDGNDEMYGNSGNDTLYGNAGADELYGNAGNDKLYGGAGKDLLVGGTGKNTLKN, via the coding sequence ATGGCCCTACGCCGTCGCCCCCGTCAGCTGCTGAGCCTCACGGCAGTCGCCTCACTGCTGGGGGTGGGACTGGCAGCCATCAGTCTGGGCGACCGCGCCAGCGCCGCCCAGCCCACCACCGCCAGCGCGCGGGTCTACTACCTCGACGAAGCCACCACCAGCAAGGCTTACGAGATGGAGTACCGGGCCGGTCAGGGTCAGCGGAACGACCTGACCGTCACGCTCGCCAAGTCCGCCGGGTCCACGCTCACCTACACCCTCGACGACATCGTCGACATCACGGTGAGCCCCGGCTGCGAGCACCCCGACCCCGCCGATCTCACCCGGGTGACCTGCACGATCGACAATTTCGTGCCCGACCCGAAGCGTGACGAGCCGGACCCGCACGCGGTGGTGCGCACCTACGACAAGAACGACACGGTGCGGTTCTCGAACCCGTCGGGCACCCGCATCAACAACCAGTTCGTGCTGGGCGAAGACGGCAGCACGTTCAGCACCACCGCCGGCCACACCTACTACAACACCCAGATCTGGGGCGGTGACGGCGCCGACACCGTCACCGGCCACACCGGCTCGCACATCGAGACGATGGCGGGCAACGACACCGTGCAGGCGATCGGCGACGACGTGGTGGTCAGCGGTGGCGACGGGAACGACACCATCACCGGCGGCACCGGCGACCAGACGATCTGGGGAGACGCCGGCAACGACGTGCTGCGCGGCGGGGCGGGCGACGACAGCCTCTCCGGCGACACGGGCAACGACAAGCTGTACGGCGACGCCGGCAACGACGCCGTCATCGGTGGCGCGGGCACCGATCTGCTGTACGGCGGCAGCGGCAACGACGGCATTCTGGGCGACAGCGGCAACGACACCCTGTACGGCGGCCCGGGCGACGACCGGCTCGACGGCGGCACCGGCAACGACGTCATGTACGGCGAGGCGGGCAACGACCGGCTCGAGGGCCGCGACGGCAACGACAAGCTGGACGGCGGCACCGGCAACGACAAGGCGTTCGGCGACGGCGGCACCGACACCGTGTCCGGCGGCAGCGGCAACGACCTGCTGCGCGGCGGCACGGGCAACGACACCGTCAACGGCGGCGCCGGTATCGACCTGATCTACGGCGACACCGGCAACGACCGGCTCAACGGCGGCGACGGCAACGACGAGATGTACGGCAACTCCGGCAACGACACGCTGTACGGCAACGCCGGGGCCGACGAGCTCTACGGCAACGCGGGCAACGACAAGCTGTACGGCGGCGCGGGCAAGGACCTGCTGGTCGGCGGCACCGGCAAGAACACCCTGAAGAACTAG
- a CDS encoding ATP-dependent helicase — protein sequence MSGEQEEQLGFDLGLPAAPPTSASARRRAEETSKRAAGRTVSASSIARALGRPEPTPEQVAVIEAPLEPLLVVAGAGSGKTETMAARVVWLVANGMVEPDEVLGLTFTRKAAGELAERIRARLRALHRKGMTPESRPVTVSTYHAYAASVLGDHALRLGIEPGARLLGEAGAWQLVDELVERWDGDMTGVDSARTTVVDAVLSLAGEISEHLLEPERIEALAEAVVERIDELPKNTGDPTPGKPKADVKTIGQRMQARRALIPLVRAYQQRKRELEVLDFGDQVALAAQLAHAVPEVGEVERQRFRVVLLDEYQDTSHAQVVLLQALFGGGHPVIAVGDPHQSIYAWRGASAGNLQRFGLDFPAADGGRAATRHLSTSWRNDLAVLRVANELAGPLRRTPIWGDPDLTVDVHPLTARPGAGPGRVRMEWHATLEDESRAIADVAQHAWRSRTPDGRRPSVAVLCRARSQFPLIEAALRGRDLPVEVIGLGGLLHVPEIADLRAALEVVHDPTRGDALMRLLTGPAWRIGPRDLDGLGAWARELAAGWREDGRIRLPPGSGLTAANVQLDAVDDASVVDAVDALPEPGWEGPQGQQLSDEGRRRLGRLGAVLRSLRGRLALPLPDLVLEAERALLLDVEVAALPGRTPAAARAHLDAFADVAAQFADSGDRPTLGTFLGWLSAAEARERGLDTGVVEQHEDAIQLLTVHGSKGLEWDVVAVCGMVEGTFPAGVNGNAPKRSKGWLGDIGAVPFPLRGDAGGLPQWNYQAASTQDELDQELKRFMNYCGEHEVAEERRLAYVAVTRARDSLLLTGAVWGDGVKPREPSRFLVELREMMLRTPNEPVAVGLWTDQPDEGAENPRAVEGRTAVWPDPLEGRREVVEDGAELVRQAIEALSGERRRAYGTRPSPVAAQELSIMDDDEPAEVEASEIGTAEVRVTQFGVTEVGWSPDEDWMPLDDWAPDDGFEPPPELDPGERVVAQPEPEPPGVSQPVWLDPQTTEEAAWAREVDVLLAERDAAAGGELTVRLPTHLSASRAVALAQDRQALAERLRRPMPLQPSPQARRGSAFHAWLERRFGAAALVDIDDLPGAGDEHDDTKLQTLQQNFLASEWAERTAEAVEVSIETPVAGVMLRGRIDAVFRRPDGGWDVVDWKTGRPPTRDQMGALSVQLAVYRLAWSRLHGVPLDQVSAAFFYASAGRTVRPADVLDEAALEELLKT from the coding sequence GTGAGCGGCGAGCAGGAGGAGCAGCTCGGGTTCGATCTCGGCCTGCCGGCCGCCCCACCCACCTCCGCGTCCGCCCGCCGCCGGGCCGAGGAGACATCGAAGAGGGCTGCGGGGCGCACGGTCTCGGCGTCGTCCATCGCTCGTGCTCTGGGGCGACCGGAGCCGACGCCGGAACAGGTGGCGGTGATCGAGGCGCCGCTCGAACCGCTGCTGGTGGTGGCGGGCGCGGGGTCGGGCAAGACCGAGACGATGGCGGCCCGGGTGGTCTGGCTGGTGGCCAACGGCATGGTCGAGCCGGACGAGGTGCTCGGGCTGACCTTCACCCGCAAGGCGGCGGGTGAGCTGGCCGAGCGGATCCGGGCCCGGCTGCGCGCCCTGCACCGCAAGGGGATGACGCCGGAGTCCCGCCCGGTCACCGTGTCGACCTATCACGCCTATGCCGCATCGGTGCTCGGCGACCACGCGCTGCGCCTCGGGATCGAGCCCGGGGCAAGGCTTCTGGGTGAGGCCGGGGCGTGGCAGCTGGTCGACGAGCTGGTCGAGCGCTGGGACGGCGACATGACCGGCGTCGACTCCGCGCGCACCACGGTGGTCGACGCCGTGCTGTCGCTGGCCGGGGAGATCTCCGAGCACCTGCTCGAGCCGGAGCGCATCGAGGCGCTGGCCGAGGCCGTGGTGGAACGCATCGACGAGCTGCCCAAGAACACCGGCGACCCGACACCGGGCAAGCCGAAGGCCGATGTGAAGACCATCGGCCAGCGCATGCAGGCCCGGCGCGCGCTGATCCCCCTGGTGCGCGCCTACCAGCAGCGCAAACGCGAGCTGGAGGTACTCGACTTCGGCGACCAGGTGGCGCTGGCGGCGCAGCTGGCGCACGCCGTTCCGGAGGTCGGCGAGGTGGAACGGCAGCGCTTCCGGGTGGTGCTGCTCGACGAGTACCAAGACACCAGCCATGCCCAGGTGGTGCTGCTCCAGGCACTTTTCGGCGGCGGTCACCCGGTGATCGCGGTGGGCGACCCGCACCAGTCGATCTACGCCTGGCGCGGCGCATCGGCCGGAAACCTGCAACGGTTCGGGCTGGACTTCCCGGCGGCCGACGGTGGGCGGGCCGCCACCCGGCACCTGTCCACCAGCTGGCGCAACGACCTCGCCGTACTCCGGGTGGCCAACGAACTGGCCGGCCCGCTGCGGCGCACGCCGATCTGGGGAGACCCCGACCTGACCGTGGACGTGCACCCGCTCACCGCCCGCCCCGGCGCCGGTCCCGGCCGGGTGCGCATGGAGTGGCACGCCACGCTGGAAGACGAGTCCCGGGCCATCGCCGACGTGGCCCAGCACGCCTGGCGCAGCCGCACCCCCGACGGCCGGCGGCCCTCGGTCGCGGTGCTCTGCCGGGCTCGCTCGCAGTTCCCGCTGATCGAGGCGGCGCTGCGCGGGCGCGACCTGCCGGTCGAGGTGATCGGCCTGGGCGGTCTGCTGCACGTGCCCGAGATCGCCGACCTGCGTGCGGCTCTCGAGGTGGTGCACGACCCGACCCGGGGCGACGCCCTGATGCGGCTGCTCACCGGCCCGGCCTGGCGGATCGGCCCGCGCGACCTGGACGGCCTGGGTGCCTGGGCCCGTGAGCTGGCGGCCGGCTGGCGTGAGGACGGGCGGATCCGGCTTCCTCCCGGCTCCGGCCTGACCGCGGCGAACGTGCAGCTCGACGCGGTGGACGACGCCTCGGTGGTGGACGCGGTCGACGCCCTGCCCGAGCCGGGCTGGGAAGGGCCTCAGGGGCAACAACTCTCGGACGAGGGACGACGCCGGCTGGGGCGCCTGGGCGCCGTGCTCAGAAGCTTGCGCGGCCGTCTCGCCCTGCCGCTGCCCGACCTGGTGCTGGAGGCCGAGCGGGCGCTGCTGCTCGACGTCGAGGTGGCGGCCCTGCCGGGTCGCACGCCGGCTGCGGCGCGGGCTCACCTGGACGCCTTCGCCGACGTCGCGGCGCAGTTCGCGGACAGCGGTGACCGGCCCACGCTGGGCACCTTCCTGGGCTGGCTGAGCGCGGCCGAGGCCCGCGAGCGCGGCCTCGACACCGGTGTGGTGGAGCAGCACGAAGACGCGATCCAGCTGCTCACGGTGCACGGGTCGAAGGGCCTGGAGTGGGACGTGGTGGCGGTCTGCGGCATGGTCGAGGGCACCTTCCCGGCCGGTGTGAACGGCAATGCGCCGAAGCGTTCCAAGGGCTGGCTGGGCGACATCGGCGCGGTGCCGTTCCCGCTGCGTGGCGACGCGGGCGGTCTGCCGCAGTGGAACTACCAGGCCGCGAGCACGCAGGACGAGCTCGACCAGGAGCTCAAGCGGTTCATGAACTACTGCGGCGAGCACGAGGTGGCCGAGGAGCGCCGGCTGGCCTACGTGGCCGTCACCCGGGCCCGTGACTCGCTGCTGCTGACCGGGGCGGTCTGGGGTGACGGGGTGAAACCCCGTGAGCCGTCGCGGTTCCTGGTCGAGCTGCGGGAGATGATGCTGCGCACGCCGAACGAGCCGGTCGCCGTGGGGCTGTGGACCGACCAGCCGGACGAGGGTGCCGAGAACCCGCGCGCGGTGGAGGGCCGTACCGCGGTCTGGCCGGATCCGCTGGAGGGCCGGCGTGAGGTGGTCGAAGACGGCGCCGAGCTGGTGCGCCAGGCGATCGAGGCACTCAGCGGTGAGCGCCGTCGGGCCTATGGCACTCGCCCGTCACCGGTTGCGGCGCAAGAGCTTTCCATCATGGACGACGACGAGCCGGCCGAGGTGGAGGCGTCGGAGATCGGCACGGCCGAGGTCCGGGTGACGCAGTTCGGCGTCACCGAGGTGGGCTGGAGTCCCGACGAGGACTGGATGCCCCTGGACGACTGGGCCCCGGACGACGGGTTCGAGCCCCCGCCCGAGCTGGATCCGGGGGAGCGGGTGGTGGCCCAGCCGGAGCCGGAGCCGCCCGGGGTTTCGCAGCCGGTGTGGCTCGACCCGCAGACCACCGAGGAGGCCGCCTGGGCCCGCGAGGTCGACGTGCTGCTGGCCGAGCGCGACGCCGCGGCCGGCGGCGAGCTGACCGTGCGCCTGCCCACTCACCTGTCCGCGTCCAGGGCGGTGGCCCTGGCCCAGGACCGGCAGGCCCTGGCCGAACGGCTGCGCCGCCCGATGCCGCTCCAGCCCAGCCCGCAGGCCCGGCGGGGCAGCGCTTTCCACGCCTGGCTGGAACGGCGCTTCGGGGCGGCCGCGCTGGTCGACATCGACGATCTGCCGGGTGCGGGTGACGAGCACGACGACACGAAACTCCAGACGCTCCAGCAGAACTTCCTGGCGTCGGAGTGGGCCGAGCGCACCGCCGAGGCGGTGGAGGTGTCGATCGAGACCCCGGTGGCCGGGGTGATGCTGCGCGGCCGCATCGACGCGGTGTTCCGGCGGCCCGACGGCGGCTGGGACGTGGTGGACTGGAAGACCGGCCGGCCGCCCACCCGTGACCAGATGGGTGCGCTGTCGGTGCAGCTCGCGGTGTACCGGCTGGCCTGGTCGCGGCTGCACGGGGTGCCGCTGGACCAGGTCAGCGCGGCGTTCTTCTACGCCTCGGCCGGGCGCACGGTGCGCCCGGCCGACGTGCTCGACGAGGCCGCCCTCGAAGAGTTGCTGAAAACCTAG
- a CDS encoding ATP-dependent helicase produces the protein MSLATRERRPAGPSVRLVGASGDPAGPVVPDPAQARLVGRRQGSGPVVVFGAPGTGKTTMLVEAVAARVRRDGLGPGSVLAVAPTRLAAARLRERLAARIGGTVQEPVSRTPHSYAFGLLHRAMTMDDLPAPRLISGPEQDRMLADLLAGHAEGLGSAPSWPDATGDDIRQLRGFRDELRDLLMRAVERGLTPDDLLRYGQRQGRPDWVAAASVMAEYLDVTALSTPGAYDPAGIVDAATELLLSDDELLDAERGRRRLVVVDDAHELTVAAEHLLRLVAGGGRDILLAGDPDSATQTFRGARPNGLAEAVEHFRRADGSAAEVITFGTVHRHGAGLRSVASRVASRIGAAGKASHRSVEVATANPAGTAEVRVFASPAREGAYIAQYLRRLHLEQQVPWQRMAVIVRSTKATSPLRRALGAAGVPVAIPTAEVPVRDEIAVVPLRLALRCALRPESLTAEVAAELLTSPIGGADAIAVRRLRQALRTEEIAGGGGRASDALLVEALAAPAHLAALEPRVSAPARRVADVLSAGREAAAAGDASPETVLWAVWDRTQLAVSWRRAALSGGPSGARADRDLDAVMALFEAAARFTDRFPGADAQAFLAFLEAQDVPADTLAERAPADESVALVTATGAAGLEWDVVAVAGVQEGVWPDLRLRDSLLGGQRLADAVDGRGDAGFVAQRKAIHDDELRLFHVAVSRPRSRLLVTAVRSDEVMPSTFLDLVDPDSADQEEIRPLAEVPRMMTLPALVAQLRAVVVDALAASSRREAAARQLARLALAGVPGADPAQWYGLAPVSVDAPLRESQVLVRVSPSQVDSFDRCSMRWLLDASGGRRTSSTAQGLGELVHELAEQVPDGNLIKLQTLLAERFSRLGLGHGWVADTERARAEKMVARLAQYTAQARAAGRELVATEQSVQVDVGRARIVGKVDRLERDEQGRLVVVDLKTGKSAPTRAEVARHAQLGVYQVAIEEGGFARAVAKAGLKLPEGAGSGGAALVQLGKDVSKVSVQQQVPLSRDAEPGWASDLVQGAAEGMASGRFPAKTNGMCRVCDLRRACPLQNEGRQVGR, from the coding sequence GTGAGCCTCGCGACCCGTGAACGACGCCCCGCCGGGCCTTCCGTGCGGCTGGTCGGGGCGAGTGGCGATCCGGCCGGGCCGGTGGTGCCCGACCCGGCGCAGGCCCGGCTGGTCGGGCGGCGCCAGGGCAGCGGGCCGGTGGTGGTGTTCGGGGCGCCCGGCACCGGCAAGACCACCATGCTGGTCGAGGCGGTGGCGGCCCGGGTGCGGCGCGACGGGCTGGGGCCCGGCTCGGTGCTGGCCGTGGCCCCCACCCGGCTGGCGGCGGCGCGCCTGCGCGAGCGGCTGGCGGCGCGCATCGGCGGCACGGTGCAGGAGCCGGTCTCCCGCACGCCGCACTCCTACGCGTTCGGGCTGCTGCACCGGGCGATGACGATGGACGACCTGCCCGCACCCCGGCTGATCTCCGGGCCCGAGCAGGACCGCATGCTCGCCGACCTGCTCGCCGGGCACGCCGAGGGGCTGGGCAGCGCACCGTCCTGGCCGGACGCCACAGGTGACGACATCCGGCAGCTGCGCGGTTTCCGCGACGAGCTGCGTGACCTGCTGATGCGTGCGGTGGAGCGCGGTCTCACGCCGGACGACCTGCTGCGCTACGGCCAGCGGCAGGGCCGGCCGGACTGGGTGGCCGCAGCCTCGGTGATGGCCGAATACCTCGACGTCACGGCGCTGTCCACGCCCGGCGCCTACGACCCGGCGGGCATCGTCGACGCGGCCACCGAGCTGCTGCTGTCCGACGACGAGCTGCTCGACGCCGAGCGCGGGCGGCGCCGGCTGGTGGTGGTCGACGACGCGCACGAGCTCACGGTGGCCGCGGAACACCTGCTCCGGCTGGTGGCCGGCGGCGGGCGCGACATCCTGCTGGCCGGCGACCCGGACTCGGCCACCCAGACCTTCCGTGGCGCCCGGCCGAACGGCCTGGCCGAGGCGGTGGAGCACTTCCGGCGCGCCGACGGCTCGGCGGCCGAGGTGATCACCTTCGGCACCGTGCACCGGCACGGCGCCGGGCTGCGCTCGGTGGCGTCCCGGGTGGCGTCCCGGATCGGGGCCGCGGGCAAGGCTTCTCACCGTTCGGTGGAGGTGGCCACGGCGAACCCGGCGGGCACGGCCGAGGTGCGGGTGTTCGCGTCCCCGGCGCGCGAGGGTGCCTACATCGCGCAGTACCTGCGGCGGCTGCACCTGGAGCAGCAGGTGCCGTGGCAGCGGATGGCGGTGATCGTGCGGTCCACCAAGGCCACCTCGCCGCTGCGCCGGGCACTGGGCGCGGCCGGGGTTCCGGTGGCCATCCCGACCGCCGAGGTGCCGGTGCGCGACGAGATCGCCGTGGTGCCGCTGCGTCTGGCCCTGCGCTGCGCCCTGCGGCCCGAGTCGCTCACCGCCGAGGTCGCCGCCGAACTGCTGACCAGCCCGATCGGCGGCGCCGACGCGATCGCCGTGCGCCGGCTGCGTCAGGCCCTGCGCACCGAGGAGATCGCCGGTGGTGGCGGCCGGGCCAGTGACGCCCTGCTGGTGGAGGCCCTGGCCGCCCCGGCGCACCTGGCCGCACTGGAGCCGCGCGTCTCCGCGCCGGCTCGCCGGGTCGCCGATGTGCTGTCGGCCGGCCGCGAGGCCGCGGCCGCGGGCGACGCCAGCCCGGAGACCGTGCTCTGGGCCGTCTGGGACCGCACCCAGCTGGCCGTGTCGTGGCGTCGCGCCGCGCTGTCCGGCGGCCCGTCCGGGGCCCGCGCCGACCGCGATCTCGACGCCGTGATGGCCCTTTTCGAGGCTGCGGCCCGGTTCACCGACCGCTTCCCCGGGGCCGACGCGCAGGCCTTCCTGGCCTTTCTGGAGGCACAGGACGTGCCCGCCGACACGCTGGCCGAGCGGGCGCCCGCCGACGAGTCGGTGGCGCTGGTCACGGCCACCGGTGCGGCCGGGCTGGAGTGGGACGTGGTCGCCGTCGCCGGGGTGCAGGAGGGTGTCTGGCCCGACCTGCGTCTGCGCGACTCGCTACTGGGCGGTCAGCGACTGGCCGACGCGGTCGACGGCCGGGGCGACGCCGGTTTCGTGGCGCAACGCAAGGCGATCCACGACGACGAGCTGCGGCTGTTCCACGTCGCGGTGAGCCGGCCGCGCAGCCGTCTTCTGGTCACGGCGGTGCGGTCGGACGAGGTGATGCCCTCCACCTTCCTCGACCTGGTCGACCCGGACTCGGCGGACCAGGAGGAGATCCGGCCGCTGGCCGAGGTGCCGCGCATGATGACGCTGCCCGCCCTGGTGGCGCAGCTGCGCGCGGTGGTGGTGGACGCGCTCGCGGCGAGCTCGCGGCGGGAGGCGGCCGCCCGGCAGCTGGCCCGGCTGGCGCTGGCCGGGGTACCGGGCGCCGACCCGGCGCAGTGGTACGGCCTGGCGCCGGTCTCGGTCGACGCCCCGCTGCGTGAATCACAGGTTCTGGTGCGGGTTTCGCCGTCGCAGGTGGACTCGTTCGACCGGTGCTCGATGCGCTGGCTGCTCGACGCCTCGGGGGGCCGGCGCACGTCGTCCACCGCCCAGGGGCTCGGCGAGCTGGTGCACGAGCTGGCCGAGCAGGTGCCCGACGGCAATCTGATCAAGCTCCAGACGTTGCTGGCCGAGCGGTTCAGCCGCCTGGGTCTGGGGCACGGCTGGGTGGCCGACACCGAGCGGGCCCGGGCCGAGAAGATGGTGGCCCGGCTGGCCCAGTACACGGCGCAGGCCCGGGCCGCCGGGCGCGAGCTGGTGGCCACCGAGCAGAGCGTGCAGGTGGACGTGGGCCGGGCGCGCATCGTCGGCAAGGTGGACCGGCTGGAGCGCGACGAGCAGGGGCGGCTGGTGGTGGTCGACCTGAAGACCGGCAAGTCCGCGCCGACCCGGGCCGAGGTGGCCCGGCACGCCCAGCTCGGGGTGTACCAGGTGGCGATCGAGGAGGGTGGGTTCGCCCGGGCGGTGGCCAAGGCCGGCCTGAAGCTGCCCGAGGGCGCGGGGTCGGGCGGTGCGGCGCTGGTGCAGCTGGGGAAGGACGTCTCCAAGGTCTCGGTGCAGCAGCAGGTTCCGCTGAGCCGGGACGCCGAGCCGGGCTGGGCCTCCGACCTGGTGCAGGGGGCGGCCGAGGGGATGGCGTCGGGGCGGTTCCCGGCCAAGACCAACGGCATGTGCCGGGTCTGCGACCTGCGCCGGGCCTGCCCGTTGCAGAACGAGGGCCGGCAGGTGGGACGGTGA
- a CDS encoding MGMT family protein, whose translation MTSAPEREAFVADVLEVVEAIPPGRVLTYGDVAGLVGRGGPRQVGKVMSQWGSLVPWWRVLRAGGLPPTGHESRALERYLAEGTPLRPDGERVDLRLARWSPESD comes from the coding sequence ATGACGTCGGCGCCGGAGCGGGAGGCCTTCGTGGCCGACGTGCTGGAGGTGGTGGAGGCGATTCCGCCGGGCCGGGTGCTCACCTACGGCGACGTGGCCGGGCTGGTCGGGCGGGGCGGGCCGCGGCAGGTGGGAAAGGTGATGTCGCAGTGGGGGTCCCTGGTGCCGTGGTGGCGGGTGCTGCGGGCGGGCGGTCTGCCGCCGACCGGGCACGAGTCGCGGGCGCTGGAGCGCTACCTGGCCGAGGGCACCCCGTTGCGGCCGGACGGGGAACGCGTGGATCTGCGGCTCGCGCGGTGGTCGCCCGAGTCCGATTGA
- a CDS encoding MBOAT family O-acyltransferase, with the protein MVFSSPTFLFLFLPLTLLAYLLVPLRLRNACLLAASIVFYVWGAGGHVFVLLYVALVSYYGARLARRSTVDDEEPPPPVPRAGVAALVLLVLVPILLYKYLPPVGALVASTAWPGAPRIHWALPLGISFFTFHAISYVVDASRGQLPRDRPAGDYLLYLFLFPHQIAGPIVRYAEIARELRSSREVTLGNATYGLTRFAWGLTKKAYVADSAGVVAGAAFGTPDGSFTTATAWIGALAFAVQIYFDFSGYSDMAIGLAAIFGFRFPENFRSPYTSIGPADFWRRWHITLSRWFRDYVYIPLGGNRHGVRREYAALLITFLLTSLWHGATWGFLVWGGLHGLALLAERVTGQHRATPGVLTTGLRRAVTALFVVVSWVPFHAPTLTDAVRVWQAMFGFSGGTPSPDLYITLTPWNQIALVLGMLVFFLPRNATGFQLIHGGHSPELRFRYSTAAFTAPVLLVVAVISALWLDFSPFLYFQF; encoded by the coding sequence ATGGTCTTCTCCTCGCCGACGTTCCTGTTCCTCTTCCTGCCGCTGACCCTCCTGGCGTACCTGCTGGTCCCCCTGCGCCTGCGCAACGCCTGCCTGCTGGCGGCGAGCATCGTGTTCTACGTGTGGGGCGCGGGCGGCCACGTGTTCGTGCTGCTGTACGTGGCCCTGGTCAGCTATTACGGCGCCCGTCTGGCACGGCGGTCAACGGTGGACGACGAGGAGCCCCCGCCCCCCGTGCCGCGGGCCGGCGTCGCGGCCCTGGTGCTGCTCGTCCTGGTCCCGATCCTCCTGTACAAGTACCTGCCGCCGGTCGGTGCACTGGTGGCCTCCACGGCCTGGCCCGGCGCCCCGCGGATCCACTGGGCCCTGCCGCTGGGCATCTCGTTCTTCACCTTCCACGCCATCTCCTACGTGGTCGACGCCTCCCGCGGGCAACTGCCCCGCGACCGCCCGGCCGGCGACTACCTGCTCTACCTGTTCCTCTTCCCGCACCAGATCGCCGGGCCGATCGTGCGCTACGCCGAGATCGCCCGGGAACTGCGCAGCAGCCGCGAGGTCACGCTCGGGAACGCCACCTACGGCCTCACCCGCTTCGCCTGGGGGCTGACCAAGAAGGCGTACGTCGCCGACTCGGCAGGGGTGGTGGCGGGCGCCGCGTTCGGCACCCCGGACGGCAGCTTCACCACGGCCACCGCGTGGATCGGGGCGCTCGCCTTCGCCGTCCAGATCTATTTCGATTTCAGCGGATACTCGGACATGGCGATCGGTCTGGCCGCAATCTTCGGATTCCGGTTCCCGGAGAACTTCCGTTCTCCCTACACCTCGATCGGCCCGGCGGATTTCTGGCGGCGCTGGCACATCACGTTGTCGCGCTGGTTCCGGGATTACGTCTACATTCCTCTCGGCGGGAACCGGCACGGCGTCCGCCGCGAATACGCCGCACTGCTGATCACTTTCCTGCTCACCTCGCTCTGGCACGGGGCGACCTGGGGATTTCTGGTCTGGGGCGGACTGCACGGCCTGGCGCTTCTCGCCGAGCGGGTCACCGGACAGCACCGGGCCACCCCTGGCGTCCTGACGACCGGGCTGCGACGTGCGGTGACGGCGTTGTTCGTGGTGGTCAGCTGGGTACCGTTCCACGCCCCGACACTGACCGACGCGGTCCGTGTCTGGCAGGCGATGTTCGGCTTCTCGGGGGGCACACCATCACCGGATCTCTACATCACGCTGACCCCGTGGAACCAGATCGCCCTGGTTCTCGGGATGCTCGTGTTCTTCCTGCCCCGAAATGCCACGGGTTTCCAGTTGATCCACGGTGGGCATTCCCCGGAACTGCGGTTCCGGTATTCCACGGCCGCTTTCACCGCACCGGTACTGCTGGTGGTTGCGGTGATCTCGGCGCTCTGGCTGGATTTCAGCCCGTTCCTCTACTTCCAGTTCTGA